The following proteins are co-located in the Mesorhizobium sp. M1E.F.Ca.ET.045.02.1.1 genome:
- a CDS encoding (2Fe-2S)-binding protein — translation MSDISLMVNGKRVSGVAEDRTLLVYFLRENLGLTGTHVGCDTSQCGACVVLVDGKAVKSCTMLAAQASGSSVVTIEGLANGADLHPVQAAFREHHGLQCGFCTPGMIMTATDMIARHPEGLDEATVRSELEGNICRCTGYHNIVKAILAASQAMAKGSKGKAKQAA, via the coding sequence ATGTCGGACATATCGTTGATGGTAAACGGAAAGCGAGTCAGCGGCGTTGCCGAAGACCGAACGCTTCTGGTTTATTTCTTGCGGGAGAATCTCGGTCTCACCGGGACGCATGTCGGTTGCGACACCTCGCAATGCGGAGCCTGCGTCGTGCTTGTCGACGGCAAGGCGGTGAAGTCCTGCACGATGCTCGCGGCGCAGGCCTCGGGTTCGAGCGTCGTGACGATCGAGGGGCTGGCAAACGGCGCCGATCTGCATCCGGTGCAGGCAGCCTTCAGGGAGCATCACGGTCTGCAGTGCGGTTTCTGCACGCCGGGCATGATCATGACGGCGACGGACATGATCGCGCGCCATCCGGAAGGCCTCGACGAGGCCACCGTGCGCTCCGAGCTTGAGGGCAACATCTGCCGCTGCACCGGCTACCACAACATCGTCAAGGCGATCCTCGCCGCATCGCAAGCGATGGCGAAGGGATCGAAGGGCAAGGCCAAGCAAGCTGCGTGA
- a CDS encoding xanthine dehydrogenase family protein molybdopterin-binding subunit, with protein MGIEGVGARVARKEDKRFITGGGRYVDDMVVPGMKHAAFVRSPHAHAQIKKIDVKKAQGMPGVIGVLTGKELKADGIGNLICGWMIHSKDGSPMKMGAWSPLAVDKVRYVGDAVVIVIADTKGQARDAAEAVEITYKELKAVVDATKALQPGAPQIHAEAENNLIFDWEIGDGKATDAAIKSAAHVTRMKIVNNRLVPNAMEPRAALGHYDKAEDHYTCWTTSQNPHVARLVMSAFYNVAPENKLRVIAPDVGGGFGSKIYIYPEEIVCLWASKKTGVPVKWVADRTESFLADAHGRDHVSMVEMAFDKDNRITGLKVDTIANLGAYMSLFSSCVPTYLYATLLSGQYDIPAIHANVRTVYTNTAPVDAYRGAGRPEATYLLERTMETAARELGVTPAELRRKNFITSFPHQTPVILSYDAGDYNASLDAAMKAADYAGFTKRKADAAKRGKLRGIGMSCYIEACGLAPSAAVGSLGAGVGLWESAEVRVNAVGTIEVLTGSHSHGQGHETTFAQLVNQRFGVPIDSVSIVHGDTDKVQMGMGTYGSRSGAVGMSAIAKALDKVEAKAKKIAAHLLEADEGDIVIENGEVKVAGTDKSLPWFQVALAAYTAHNLPAGMEPGLKETAFYDPSNFTFPAGCYICEVEIDPETGLTEIVQFVAADDFGNIINPMIVEGQVHGGIAQGVGQALLEGAHYDANGQLLTASYMDYTMPRADDLPSFKVSTSNTPCPGNPLGIKGCGEAGAIGSPPAVINAITDALGVVDIAMPASPSTVWSAIRAKKH; from the coding sequence ATGGGTATCGAAGGTGTCGGCGCTCGCGTGGCGCGCAAGGAAGACAAGAGGTTCATCACCGGCGGCGGCCGTTATGTCGACGATATGGTGGTTCCCGGCATGAAGCATGCCGCGTTCGTGCGCAGCCCGCACGCGCACGCGCAGATCAAGAAGATCGATGTGAAGAAAGCTCAAGGCATGCCCGGCGTCATCGGCGTGCTGACCGGCAAGGAACTCAAGGCCGACGGCATCGGCAACCTGATCTGCGGCTGGATGATCCATTCCAAGGACGGCTCGCCGATGAAGATGGGCGCCTGGTCGCCGCTCGCCGTCGACAAGGTGCGCTATGTCGGCGACGCCGTCGTCATCGTCATTGCCGACACCAAGGGCCAGGCGCGCGATGCGGCGGAGGCGGTCGAGATCACCTACAAGGAACTGAAGGCTGTGGTCGATGCCACCAAGGCGCTTCAGCCGGGCGCGCCGCAGATCCATGCCGAGGCCGAGAACAATCTGATCTTCGACTGGGAGATCGGCGACGGCAAGGCAACCGATGCCGCGATCAAGTCGGCGGCACATGTCACGCGCATGAAGATCGTCAACAACCGGCTGGTGCCGAATGCGATGGAGCCAAGGGCAGCGCTTGGCCACTACGACAAGGCCGAGGACCACTACACCTGCTGGACGACGTCGCAGAATCCGCATGTCGCGCGGCTGGTGATGAGCGCCTTCTACAATGTCGCGCCGGAGAACAAGCTGCGCGTCATTGCGCCGGATGTCGGCGGCGGCTTCGGCTCCAAGATCTACATCTATCCGGAGGAGATCGTCTGCCTCTGGGCGTCGAAGAAGACCGGCGTGCCCGTCAAATGGGTCGCCGACCGCACCGAAAGCTTCCTCGCCGACGCGCATGGCCGCGATCATGTCTCGATGGTGGAAATGGCGTTCGACAAGGACAACCGGATCACCGGGCTCAAAGTCGACACGATAGCCAATCTCGGCGCCTATATGTCGCTGTTCTCGTCCTGCGTGCCGACCTATCTCTACGCCACGCTGCTGTCGGGCCAGTACGATATCCCGGCCATCCACGCCAATGTGCGCACCGTCTACACCAACACCGCCCCCGTCGATGCCTATCGCGGGGCAGGGCGGCCGGAAGCCACATACCTTCTGGAACGCACGATGGAGACGGCCGCGCGCGAGCTCGGCGTGACGCCCGCCGAGCTGAGGCGCAAGAACTTCATCACCTCCTTCCCGCACCAGACGCCGGTAATCCTCAGCTACGACGCGGGCGACTATAACGCTTCGCTCGACGCCGCGATGAAGGCGGCCGACTATGCCGGCTTCACCAAGCGAAAGGCGGATGCCGCCAAGCGCGGCAAGCTGCGCGGCATCGGCATGAGCTGCTACATCGAGGCCTGCGGCCTCGCGCCGTCGGCGGCGGTCGGTTCGCTCGGCGCCGGCGTCGGCCTTTGGGAATCGGCGGAAGTGCGCGTCAACGCCGTCGGCACCATCGAGGTGCTGACCGGCTCGCACAGCCATGGCCAAGGCCATGAGACGACCTTCGCGCAGCTGGTCAACCAGCGTTTCGGCGTGCCGATCGATTCGGTTTCGATCGTCCACGGCGATACCGACAAGGTGCAGATGGGCATGGGCACCTACGGTTCGCGTTCCGGCGCCGTCGGCATGTCCGCCATCGCCAAGGCGCTCGACAAGGTCGAGGCCAAGGCGAAGAAGATCGCTGCCCATCTGCTCGAGGCCGACGAGGGCGACATCGTCATCGAGAATGGCGAGGTCAAGGTTGCCGGCACCGACAAGAGCCTGCCCTGGTTCCAGGTGGCGCTTGCCGCCTACACCGCCCACAATCTGCCGGCAGGCATGGAGCCCGGCTTGAAGGAAACCGCGTTCTACGATCCCTCGAACTTCACCTTCCCGGCAGGCTGCTACATCTGCGAGGTCGAGATCGATCCGGAGACCGGCCTGACGGAGATCGTCCAGTTCGTCGCGGCGGACGATTTCGGCAACATCATCAATCCGATGATCGTCGAAGGGCAGGTGCATGGCGGTATCGCGCAAGGCGTCGGCCAGGCGCTGCTGGAAGGCGCGCATTATGACGCGAACGGGCAACTGCTGACGGCGAGCTACATGGACTACACCATGCCGCGCGCCGACGATCTGCCGTCGTTCAAGGTCTCGACCTCGAACACGCCGTGCCCAGGCAATCCGCTCGGCATCAAGGGTTGCGGCGAGGCCGGCGCGATCGGTTCGCCGCCGGCGGTGATCAACGCCATCACCGATGCGCTCGGCGTCGTCGATATCGCCATGCCGGCGTCGCCGTCGACCGTATGGTCGGCGATCCGCGCCAAGAAGCACTGA
- a CDS encoding xanthine dehydrogenase family protein subunit M: protein MYSVNYHRAASVAEAAKLLKSGDAKLLSGGMTLIPAMKTRLAAPSDLVDVSRLKDLQGVKVSGKTVTIGAATTHYDVSNDEKLKKACPALAHMASLIGDPAVRHKGTIGGSIANNDPAADYPAALLALGATIVTNKRQIAADKFFKGLFETGLKEGEIITAVTFTAPAKAAYQKFRNPASRYAIVGVFVTKGKDGVRAAVTGAGDDGVFRSKEIEAALAKKFDASALDGLKVPAKGLMSDIHASADYRANLIAVMAKRAVAAANA from the coding sequence ATGTACTCGGTCAACTACCATCGCGCCGCCTCTGTCGCTGAGGCCGCCAAGCTGTTGAAGAGCGGCGATGCCAAGCTTCTGTCCGGCGGCATGACGCTGATCCCCGCCATGAAGACGCGGCTCGCGGCGCCTTCCGATCTGGTCGACGTGTCGCGGCTGAAGGACCTGCAGGGCGTCAAGGTGTCCGGCAAGACGGTCACCATCGGAGCGGCGACGACGCATTACGACGTTTCCAATGACGAGAAGCTGAAGAAGGCCTGTCCGGCGCTTGCCCATATGGCTTCGCTGATCGGCGATCCGGCGGTGCGTCACAAGGGCACGATCGGCGGCTCGATCGCCAACAACGATCCGGCGGCCGACTATCCGGCGGCGCTGCTGGCGCTGGGAGCGACCATCGTCACCAACAAGCGCCAGATCGCGGCCGACAAGTTCTTCAAGGGCCTGTTCGAGACGGGGCTGAAGGAGGGCGAGATCATCACGGCGGTGACCTTCACCGCGCCTGCCAAGGCGGCCTACCAAAAGTTCCGCAACCCGGCCTCGCGCTATGCGATCGTCGGCGTGTTCGTGACCAAGGGCAAGGATGGGGTCAGGGCCGCGGTGACCGGCGCCGGCGACGACGGCGTCTTCCGCTCCAAGGAAATCGAGGCGGCGCTGGCGAAGAAATTCGACGCCTCGGCGCTCGACGGCCTGAAAGTGCCGGCAAAGGGGCTGATGAGCGATATCCATGCCTCTGCCGACTACCGCGCCAATCTGATCGCGGTGATGGCGAAGCGCGCGGTGGCCGCTGCCAACGCTTGA
- a CDS encoding acyltransferase family protein — protein sequence MTDISATAGALPRAAADKAARTRLAYLDGWRGLSIALVLIGHFFPVPGINLGVLGVEFFFVLSGRLMGEILFIERFPLKKFFKRRFSRIYPALLVFVATAMIGLAGTFIAFKWKAALTALTFTYNYAGILVNRAGALDLLRHILVARHRGILMSSWR from the coding sequence ATGACCGACATCTCCGCGACGGCCGGCGCCCTGCCACGGGCCGCAGCCGACAAAGCGGCACGAACCAGGCTGGCCTATCTCGACGGCTGGCGCGGCCTGTCGATTGCGCTGGTGCTGATCGGCCACTTCTTCCCGGTTCCGGGAATCAATCTCGGGGTCCTCGGCGTCGAGTTCTTCTTCGTGCTCAGCGGTCGGCTGATGGGCGAGATACTGTTCATCGAACGCTTTCCGCTGAAGAAATTCTTCAAGCGCCGCTTCTCGCGCATCTATCCGGCGCTGCTGGTATTCGTGGCCACCGCAATGATCGGGCTCGCCGGCACGTTCATTGCCTTCAAGTGGAAGGCGGCGCTGACGGCGCTGACCTTCACCTATAACTATGCCGGCATTCTCGTTAACCGCGCCGGTGCGCTCGACCTTCTTCGCCACATTCTGGTCGCTCGCCATCGGGGCATTCTTATGTCATCCTGGCGCTGA
- a CDS encoding SRPBCC family protein, with protein sequence MPSNVFRFDESWDIPEGTPQEVWDVLSDAELLPLWWGDAYKEVKPLDRKGKGVVGSRARARARGALPYELNFVIEAAELEPGRLVVVKTFGDFDGLWRAELSPSGTGTHVDLIWQVTVERPILKLLAPLLRPAFAWNHRWTTPRGEAGLRRYLAARKGSQV encoded by the coding sequence ATGCCAAGCAACGTCTTCCGCTTCGACGAAAGCTGGGACATCCCGGAGGGGACGCCGCAGGAAGTGTGGGACGTATTGTCCGACGCCGAGTTGCTGCCGCTCTGGTGGGGCGACGCCTACAAGGAAGTCAAGCCCCTCGACAGGAAGGGCAAGGGTGTTGTCGGCTCGCGGGCCAGAGCCAGGGCGCGAGGCGCCCTGCCCTACGAGTTGAACTTCGTCATCGAGGCCGCCGAGCTCGAGCCAGGCCGTCTGGTGGTGGTGAAGACCTTCGGCGATTTCGACGGCCTGTGGCGGGCCGAATTGTCGCCGTCTGGAACCGGTACGCACGTCGACTTGATCTGGCAGGTCACGGTGGAGAGGCCGATCCTCAAACTCCTGGCGCCGTTGCTCAGGCCGGCATTCGCCTGGAACCACCGCTGGACCACGCCGCGCGGCGAAGCGGGGCTTCGGCGCTATCTCGCCGCGCGGAAGGGCAGCCAGGTCTGA